The sequence below is a genomic window from Tachyglossus aculeatus isolate mTacAcu1 chromosome X1, mTacAcu1.pri, whole genome shotgun sequence.
TTTTCAGACACTTCCATTTGTCAGCAAACTACTTACAGATCTCCAGGCACAAATGGAAACACCATATTTTTTAGCATAAAAAAAGATTTCCTCTCAGAGATCAAAATCTCATTATCTCAACCATCAGGGCATTGAGTACGTATGCCAGCCACatgcaggcagagggagggagaatgtgggagaAGAGTTAGGTGGTGAATGAGGCAGGGGATTGTGGTTGGGCTTACAAAGAACTTGATCTGTAGAGCAGCAGGGGTACCAAGAAAGGTCCCAACCCAGTGAGTGGCTGGGACAGCGTGAATGGGCTGGAAGAGAATAGCCTCAATCTGGGCTTGGCAAAGGGCTGAGGATGCTGAAAACttgcaggggaaaaaaaactgaACAAAGACAAGAGAGAGAGTGGGTAGAGTGAAGGAGAGAAAGCTTAGGTTCACTGCAAATTATTTGTGGGTTTCTGTTGGCTTCTCTGAGAAAACTGAAAACCTTGAGTTTTGCTGTGGAAAATCTGACAAGGCAGTGTCTAATGCTTCATAAGAAGACAGCAGTCATTAACCAAGTCATTAAAAGCTTAAAAATTCTCCCACTGAATTTAAATTAGTAATGTCCAGTTCAGCGATGACTTCAAAATCAAGCACCCTTTagtagcagtgtagcctagtggaaagagcatgggactaggagttggaggacctgagttcaaatcaaagctctgctgcttgtctgctctgtgaaactggacaagtcacttaactcctccatgcctcagttacctcccctgcaaaatggagcttaaatatgtgttctcccttctccttaggctgtgagccccatgtggaacagggaccttaTCTAacctgcttttcttgtatctactccagtgctttagtacatgtagtaagcactttaacaaataccacaattattattattattgttgagtacACATACCCTTTTAAAACAAGGGGTCCATAATAATTTTTGTCTCTGCTTTGAAGAATCCGGTAGGGGAAAATGAGTCTAAATGAAAACCAAATTACTGGGATAATTTTAATTGATTCTGACATCCCTATCTATCACCCTTAATGTGCATTATTTGTGAATACTTGTCAATAGTGTCAATATTTGTCAATAGTAGAagaccacaggactggaagtcaggagtcaTGGATACCAGTCcctactcagccacttgcctgctgtgggaccttgggcaagtcatttaatttttctgtgccttagtttcctcatttgtaaaatgaggcttcaatatctgttctccctcctccttagactatgagctccacgtgggacagggattgcacctGATCTGACTATATTATATCTGCCCCGGTGTTtagctcagtggctggcacatagtaagggctttacataTACTATAATTAAAATTTTTACTATTTATAGTCCACTTTGATGCTTTTTCTCTAATGGGGGATGTCTTGGTTTCCCCATTTGTCAATTAAActactactaattctgttgtactgtactagcccaagggctcagtacaatgctctgcacatagtaagcactcagtgaatactactgaatgattgattgattgatctgcagacTTTCTTCAGTCATAGTTAGGGAATCCTTTCATTTCCAGAGGAGTATGCTCATTTTAGCTGTTCTGTCCAGCACCTGGAGTTGCCAAAGCAAACCATCTTAGTCACCCTCAGGAAGTCAAATCTGAGATTAACAGTgttgagtaataatgataactgtggtatttgttaagcgctatgtgtcaagcaccatactaagcactggggtaatcagtcccacataaggctcacagtctaagtaggagagagaacagtttttttttttaatggtatttgttaagggcatactatgtgccagtcattgtactacacattggggtagatgcaagataatcaggttggacacactccatgtcccacatggagctcacagtctttatccccattttacaggtgaggtaacagaagcacagaaaagtgaagtgacttgcccaaggtcacacagcaggtacgtggtggagccagtattagaacccaggtcctctgacttccaggcctgtgctcttgccacttggcTACGCTGCTCCTCATACTGACTGCATCTTCTAAAAAGCCAGAAGAGGCCTGGGATTGCAacaccagagtaataataataataataataataataataataataataataatggcatttattaagcgcttactatgtgcaaagcactgttctaagcactggggaatttacaaggtgatcaggttgtcccacgtggggctcacagtcttaatccccattttacagaggaggtaactgaagcccagagaagtgaagtgacttgcccaaagtcacacagctgacaagtggcagagccaggatttgaaccgatgacctctgacttcaaagcccgggctctttccgctgagccacgctgcttccctaaagagtATCAAAGAGTACTTTGATCTTCTTGTGACTCCAGCAAAGTGGGATGAATGGTAAAGGCTCAGTCTATTAAGAAGCTAATAGGACAACTTGGCAGTGGAAAAATAGTCCCCCTAGAAGTGACTGGGTTTAAATTGCGGGCAGTAAGCCTCTTACCTTAAGAAACAAAGCTCCCTTGGAGGCCAGGGCATCTGATCCTCGTCCATTGGGGTAACAGTGATAGGCAGCATCCAAAACTGGATAACGGCTGGCAAAGAGGAGGCCGCTGTTCAGACACTTAAAGGTACAGCAACCGTGGCAGCTGTAGACCCCGACATCGTAAAGAATGTATTCGAAATAGTGGTGGAGCTGCTCTTTCAACTTCTCTGCTGCTCTTTTGTCAAAAACTTCCTGTAAGcataggaagtccaagttggcaggaaAGAAGGCAGAGATCTCATGGTCGAAGATCTCGTCGGTATGCTTCTTTTTTCTCACAGAGGTCTTCTTGATCACAGAGGCCTTGTAGAGCAACTTGTTGTTAATGGCGCTTTGGTCCACGGTGCCATCTCCAATTCGAACTTTCACCAGGGACTCTCTGGAGGTAGTGTAGCTGTCTAAGCTCCCGGAGTCCCCTTCTTTCTGCTTATGGTTGTGGGTTTGACCCTTCTGACCTTCCGTTTCAGCCTCTAGCGGAGGATCTGCTTGACAGCCAACCTGCCCAGTGGGGGCATCTACTTCTGGGTCTGAAAGCTGCGCTCCATCTTCTCCACCAATGCGGATGATACAGGCACTGTCTTCTCCCTCATTCGGTTCTACACCAGCTTTGGCGTCTCTGTTCTCCTCACTGTTCGTTGTTCCTCCGTTATCTCCCTTGTACTCCATGGACGTCGTCCTTTTAATGCCCATGCTGACAGCTCGGTTGGGGCCATCACCACCTTGGGGTGATACCAAGCTACTGAAGCTTGCAGCACTGATGGAGGTGTTGGTTGGGGAATCGATGTATATTTTGATCTGGGGTCTACTGGCCCCATTACGGATCCTTCTCCCAATCTCTTTGGCCCGGACTTGTGTGTTGAAGACATTGTTGAATCTCGCCAGGGAGTCGGGAAGCAGGCAGACATTGGCAGTGCCAAAGCAGAAGCTTTTCCCAGTCCCCGCGGCCTTCCATTCGCTGAGTAGGGCAGAGCCACTGGCCTGGCTTTTGTCTTCTAGCCTGGAATAGATGTATGGTCTCCTAGCTGACTGGAGGGGAGACCACAGCAGGAACCCAATCAAGGCAAAGGGCAGAGAGGCAACCAGGAGGGCCAAGTAGATGGGAGTGGTAATAATGACGCAGAGAACATGAAAGTAGCATGGGTCGTCGGCCCTCTGGCGCTTCTCATAGGTGGTGGGTACAAAAGAGGCCAGAAGTCGGTCTGCTAGCCAGTAACATGGGAAGATCAGGGTCCAAGAAAAGGAATGCAGAACCGACAGAAAGCTGTTGGGAAATGGGGCAGTGTATAAAACCATTGCAACTCAGTGATGGCAAAACCCGTCAAGCCCTACGACATGATGTCTCTGTCACCAGTCCGTTAGAATTCCAAGGCGAGCAGGGTGTTGAAACTTCTTAGCCAATATCCAAAAGGTCTGTGATTTGGACTTCAGGGAAAGGTATCACCTCCTAAGTACCATTTCACTTTGTCTGCGAAGAAGTGAAAGGCCACTACACAAGGCATGAAATTGTTCTGTCCTTTGGATGCTTGCAGTCTCCCAAGGCCTCATTGTTCATTGCAGAATTCCATGCTGAGAAGTAGAGATGGCTGAAAGGAAACCTGAGGAGATAAACACAAATGAAGACTGCCCTTAATGCTTATTGAGTCACTGCCTGAAGATTCCTCTCATCTTTTCTCAGGccattttttctcctctctctttctatctgtgtctctcttcctccccctcccaactcacTCTGCATCACATTTCACCCACACTCAATAGGCATTCTTAATGGATTTGGATTTATTAAGACAGACTTCTCCATTTATTGGCAGACTtctaaaagaataaaataaacccTAACTGCTAAAAATATTCAGGACAGATAAGTTCAGAGTCCCCGGGGGAAAGCAACTGTAAGTCCTGTGGTTTCTGTGGATATCAACCTTAACCTCAACCCTACAGTAACACATCTTAATTTCCATTCAAAAAATCTCTTTAAGTTAAACTTTTATTTACATCAACCACAGTTACAATTTAACGAATGACAGTGGCTAATTATTGTTCATCTGTTCCAAAGCTGTTTGAGGTATTATAATGTCTTATTACTTAAATACTCAATCTTAAAATGACAGACTTCCTTGGATGAATACACAAAAATTTCtcatgtgatgatgatgaaggtcaaAGTTTATTGGCTTCTAAGcgaagtttttattttttaaatgcagAGTTTTTGGTATATGATGGCGTATGCTTGCAGTGCATCAGCAACAGCTGTTTTAATTCCAGTTTCTTGCCCAAATTTACAGGGGACAAAAGTGAAAAAAAGAAGCTATCTGTAAAGTGAGACCCCAAAAGGAAAAGTCCTTGGAAAATTGGTGCCAAGAAAATTAAGGAAGATTTCAGATGATAAAAAAAACAGGCCAGAAATAGCTTGGTCCTAAACTAGTACAATCGAGAGCTCATGTTCTAAGTCTGTGTTCCAAACTACTGTTTCCCAAACTGAGGCTAGCTTAGATGATCAAAAGAAAATGTGAATACCAAGCAGATTTGGCAAGAAACCTGTACAATAAAGCCAAACTTTATTTTGTTCAGTTATCCAAGCTTTTGATGATCCAAATTAGCCTAAATCCCAATTAGTTTAGAGATTTTTTCTTCTACTGTAGCCATAGGTTGCCTCTGTATAGTGAATTAGCTTTACCACCAGAAACAAAAGCCACAATAAGGATGGACATTTATGAAGTTTTGAGAGGATACTTCATTTTTATAGGGATATTTTACTTTCTTAGTGCTAGCCCTCTGATATCATCATCaagccaagtgcttaacacagtgctttgcacacagtaagtgctcaataaatatgattgaatgagtgaatgaatcaatcaatcattgatatttattgaatgcttactgtgtgcagaacactgtaataggtgtttgggaagagtatgatacaacaaagtTGAGAGATAtgttaggaaccgtctctatatgttgccaacttgtacttcccaagagcttagttcagtgctctgcacacagtaagtgctcaataagtacgattgaatgaatgaatgaatgaatgaatgtagagggggaaacagatattaaaataaattacaggcaagtACAGGTAAGTGTACAAGTACAGGTAATTGCATGCCTATTGGgactagagtactgtactaagtgcttgggaaacacatGGAAATATAATATGTCCTCAAAATAAACCAAATTGAATAAACAAGAATAAATGCACATCTTGTAATATTCATCTTGTGATGCTTATGTGAGCCCCACAAAAGATAGACTAGCTATTTTAGTTTGT
It includes:
- the SMPD3 gene encoding sphingomyelin phosphodiesterase 3 isoform X1, with the protein product MVLYTAPFPNSFLSVLHSFSWTLIFPCYWLADRLLASFVPTTYEKRQRADDPCYFHVLCVIITTPIYLALLVASLPFALIGFLLWSPLQSARRPYIYSRLEDKSQASGSALLSEWKAAGTGKSFCFGTANVCLLPDSLARFNNVFNTQVRAKEIGRRIRNGASRPQIKIYIDSPTNTSISAASFSSLVSPQGGDGPNRAVSMGIKRTTSMEYKGDNGGTTNSEENRDAKAGVEPNEGEDSACIIRIGGEDGAQLSDPEVDAPTGQVGCQADPPLEAETEGQKGQTHNHKQKEGDSGSLDSYTTSRESLVKVRIGDGTVDQSAINNKLLYKASVIKKTSVRKKKHTDEIFDHEISAFFPANLDFLCLQEVFDKRAAEKLKEQLHHYFEYILYDVGVYSCHGCCTFKCLNSGLLFASRYPVLDAAYHCYPNGRGSDALASKGALFLKVQVGSTPQDQRIVGYISCTHLHALAGDSTIRCEQLDLLQDWLADFRKSTSSSSTANPEELVAFDVICGDLNFDNCSSDDKLEQQHSIFTHYKDPCRVGPGEEKPWAIGTLLDPEGLYDEEVCTPDNLQKVLESDEGRKDYIVYPTSKNHGPNQKGRKNLAKGSGRRIDYMLYTEEGLYLEWKAEVEEFSFITQLSGLTDHLPVAMRLMVSPGEEDP
- the SMPD3 gene encoding sphingomyelin phosphodiesterase 3 isoform X2; its protein translation is MVLYTAPFPNSFLSVLHSFSWTLIFPCYWLADRLLASFVPTTYEKRQRADDPCYFHVLCVIITTPIYLALLVASLPFALIGFLLWSPLQSARRPYIYSRLEDKSQASGSALLSEWKAAGTGKSFCFGTANVCLLPDSLARFNNVFNTQVRAKEIGRRIRNGASRPQIKIYIDSPTNTSISAASFSSLVSPQGGDGPNRAVSMGIKRTTSMEYKGDNGGTTNSEENRDAKAGVEPNEGEDSACIIRIGGEDGAQLSDPEVDAPTGQVGCQADPPLEAETEGQKGQTHNHKQKEGDSGSLDSYTTSRESLVKVRIGDGTVDQSAINNKLLYKASVIKKTSVRKKKHTDEIFDHEISAFFPANLDFLCLQEVFDKRAAEKLKEQLHHYFEYILYDVGVYSCHGCCTFKCLNSGLLFASRYPVLDAAYHCYPNGRGSDALASKGALFLKVQVGSTPQDQRIVGYISCTHLHALADDKLEQQHSIFTHYKDPCRVGPGEEKPWAIGTLLDPEGLYDEEVCTPDNLQKVLESDEGRKDYIVYPTSKNHGPNQKGRKNLAKGSGRRIDYMLYTEEGLYLEWKAEVEEFSFITQLSGLTDHLPVAMRLMVSPGEEDP